One Peromyscus leucopus breed LL Stock chromosome 4, UCI_PerLeu_2.1, whole genome shotgun sequence genomic region harbors:
- the Fam110a gene encoding protein FAM110A isoform X2, which yields MKPKHSKKSSRNFCPRGAVILGSRGQQRMKDLYLHRARLPAANFVPLSVSSPLPSGYVTAMPVDTLSPAAPAAPVLPFRLRTKVPSYLLPRPADGGARKLSAVERLEADKAKYVKSLHVANTRQEPVQPPLARQPLFSPGSRGPVLTPSRRALPCPGRRPQLDLDILSSLINLCDSPVSSAEASRTPGRAEGSTHKVPPATPPRPPPSTVAVRRVDVRPLPASPARPCPSPGTTATSSPGRPPGLQRSKSDLSERFSRAAADLERFFNFCGLDPEEARGLGVAHLARASSDIVSLAGPSAGPCSSEGGCSHRSSATVEERVLERVPYGVSVIERNARVIKWLYGLRQARDPPATEG from the exons ATGAAGCCGAAACACAGTAAAAAAAGCAGCCGAAATTTCTGCCCTCGTGGAGCTGTTATTTTAGGGAGTAGGGGACAGCAAAGAATGAAAGACCTATACCTACA CCGAGCCCGGCTTCCAGCTGCCAACTTCGTGCCTTTATCTGTCTCCTCGCCTCTGCCCTCGGGGTATGTAACCGCCATGCCTGTGGACACGCTGAGCCCTGCAGCCCCCGCCGCTCCTGTCCTCCCTTTTCGCCTGCGAACCAAGGTCCCCAGCTACCTGCTACCAAGGCCAGCGGATGGGGGAGCCCGGAAGCTGAGTGCTGTGGAACGCCTGGAGGCTGACAAGGCCAAGTACGTCAAGAGTCTCCATGTGGCCAACACCCGCCAGGAGCCTGTGCAGCCTCCGCTAGCCCGACAGCCCCTCTTCAGCCCTGGTTCTCGCGGGCCAGTGCTCACACCCAGCCGCCGAGCCCTGCCCTGTCCTGGCCGCCGGCCCCAACTGGACCTCGACATCCTTAGCAGTCTCATCAACCTGTGTGACAGTCCTGTGTCCTCAGCTGAGGCCAGCCGAACGCCTGGACGGGCAGAAGGATCTACCCACAAGGTCCCACCAGCCACCCCTCCTCGTCCTCCACCTAGTACGGTTGCCGTGCGCCGAGTGGATGTTCGTCCACTGCCTGCTTCACCTGCTCGGCCCTGTCCATCGCCTGGTACCACTGCCACCTCCAGCCCGGGCCGGCCCCCTGGTCTGCAACGCTCCAAGTCGGACCTGAGCGAGCGCTTTTCCAGGGCAGCAGCCGACCTCGAGCGCTTTTTTAACTTCTGTGGCCTGGATCCAGAGGAAGCGCGAGGATTGGGGGTAGCCCACCTAGCAAGGGCCAGCTCGGACATCGTATCTCTAGCCGGGCCAAGTGCTGGACCTTGCAGCTCTGAAGGCGGCTGCTCGCACCGCAGCTCAGCTACCGTGGAGGAGCGAGTCCTGGAGCGTGTCCCCTACGGGGTGTCTGTGATTGAGCGCAATGCCCGTGTGATCAAGTGGCTGTATGGGTTGCGGCAGGCACGTGACCCTCCGGCTACCGAGGGCTAG
- the Fam110a gene encoding protein FAM110A isoform X1 — translation MTMELPHRKAARTALMLTAPRLITERLNVQEEHFPVPGRERQLESRAALPDVLPAVQAPARRRARRGEPWGAAPARFPHAAVSQPLRSLPGPSSLSWNTPGRRVHLPGPGSCANTGYLSQVGGRRAGCWQEAACAASRARLPAANFVPLSVSSPLPSGYVTAMPVDTLSPAAPAAPVLPFRLRTKVPSYLLPRPADGGARKLSAVERLEADKAKYVKSLHVANTRQEPVQPPLARQPLFSPGSRGPVLTPSRRALPCPGRRPQLDLDILSSLINLCDSPVSSAEASRTPGRAEGSTHKVPPATPPRPPPSTVAVRRVDVRPLPASPARPCPSPGTTATSSPGRPPGLQRSKSDLSERFSRAAADLERFFNFCGLDPEEARGLGVAHLARASSDIVSLAGPSAGPCSSEGGCSHRSSATVEERVLERVPYGVSVIERNARVIKWLYGLRQARDPPATEG, via the exons ATGACAATGGAGTTGCCTCATAGGAAGGCTGCCCGGACCGCACTGATGCTCACTGCGCCCCGTTTAATCACGGAAAGATTAAATGTTCAGGAAGAGCACTTTCCCGTGCCTGGCCGTGAACGTCAACTAGAATCCCGCGCAGCTCTGCCTGACGTGCTGCCGGCTGTGCAGGCGCCAGCTCGGAGAAGAGCCCGGCGGGGTGAGCCTTGGGGCGCGGCTCCGGCCAGGTTCCCGCACGCGGCTGTCAGTCAACCATTGCGGTCGCTGCCGggcccttcttccctctcctggaACACTCCGGGCCGGCGGGTTCACCTGCCAGGCCCCGGAAGTTGCGCAAACACCGGCTACCTGAGCCAGGTGGGCGGGAGGCGCGCAGGCTGCTGGCAGGAGGCGGCTTGCGCGGCCAG CCGAGCCCGGCTTCCAGCTGCCAACTTCGTGCCTTTATCTGTCTCCTCGCCTCTGCCCTCGGGGTATGTAACCGCCATGCCTGTGGACACGCTGAGCCCTGCAGCCCCCGCCGCTCCTGTCCTCCCTTTTCGCCTGCGAACCAAGGTCCCCAGCTACCTGCTACCAAGGCCAGCGGATGGGGGAGCCCGGAAGCTGAGTGCTGTGGAACGCCTGGAGGCTGACAAGGCCAAGTACGTCAAGAGTCTCCATGTGGCCAACACCCGCCAGGAGCCTGTGCAGCCTCCGCTAGCCCGACAGCCCCTCTTCAGCCCTGGTTCTCGCGGGCCAGTGCTCACACCCAGCCGCCGAGCCCTGCCCTGTCCTGGCCGCCGGCCCCAACTGGACCTCGACATCCTTAGCAGTCTCATCAACCTGTGTGACAGTCCTGTGTCCTCAGCTGAGGCCAGCCGAACGCCTGGACGGGCAGAAGGATCTACCCACAAGGTCCCACCAGCCACCCCTCCTCGTCCTCCACCTAGTACGGTTGCCGTGCGCCGAGTGGATGTTCGTCCACTGCCTGCTTCACCTGCTCGGCCCTGTCCATCGCCTGGTACCACTGCCACCTCCAGCCCGGGCCGGCCCCCTGGTCTGCAACGCTCCAAGTCGGACCTGAGCGAGCGCTTTTCCAGGGCAGCAGCCGACCTCGAGCGCTTTTTTAACTTCTGTGGCCTGGATCCAGAGGAAGCGCGAGGATTGGGGGTAGCCCACCTAGCAAGGGCCAGCTCGGACATCGTATCTCTAGCCGGGCCAAGTGCTGGACCTTGCAGCTCTGAAGGCGGCTGCTCGCACCGCAGCTCAGCTACCGTGGAGGAGCGAGTCCTGGAGCGTGTCCCCTACGGGGTGTCTGTGATTGAGCGCAATGCCCGTGTGATCAAGTGGCTGTATGGGTTGCGGCAGGCACGTGACCCTCCGGCTACCGAGGGCTAG
- the Fam110a gene encoding protein FAM110A isoform X3 — protein sequence MERCPFPSRARLPAANFVPLSVSSPLPSGYVTAMPVDTLSPAAPAAPVLPFRLRTKVPSYLLPRPADGGARKLSAVERLEADKAKYVKSLHVANTRQEPVQPPLARQPLFSPGSRGPVLTPSRRALPCPGRRPQLDLDILSSLINLCDSPVSSAEASRTPGRAEGSTHKVPPATPPRPPPSTVAVRRVDVRPLPASPARPCPSPGTTATSSPGRPPGLQRSKSDLSERFSRAAADLERFFNFCGLDPEEARGLGVAHLARASSDIVSLAGPSAGPCSSEGGCSHRSSATVEERVLERVPYGVSVIERNARVIKWLYGLRQARDPPATEG from the exons ATGGAGCGCTGCCCATTTCCCAG CCGAGCCCGGCTTCCAGCTGCCAACTTCGTGCCTTTATCTGTCTCCTCGCCTCTGCCCTCGGGGTATGTAACCGCCATGCCTGTGGACACGCTGAGCCCTGCAGCCCCCGCCGCTCCTGTCCTCCCTTTTCGCCTGCGAACCAAGGTCCCCAGCTACCTGCTACCAAGGCCAGCGGATGGGGGAGCCCGGAAGCTGAGTGCTGTGGAACGCCTGGAGGCTGACAAGGCCAAGTACGTCAAGAGTCTCCATGTGGCCAACACCCGCCAGGAGCCTGTGCAGCCTCCGCTAGCCCGACAGCCCCTCTTCAGCCCTGGTTCTCGCGGGCCAGTGCTCACACCCAGCCGCCGAGCCCTGCCCTGTCCTGGCCGCCGGCCCCAACTGGACCTCGACATCCTTAGCAGTCTCATCAACCTGTGTGACAGTCCTGTGTCCTCAGCTGAGGCCAGCCGAACGCCTGGACGGGCAGAAGGATCTACCCACAAGGTCCCACCAGCCACCCCTCCTCGTCCTCCACCTAGTACGGTTGCCGTGCGCCGAGTGGATGTTCGTCCACTGCCTGCTTCACCTGCTCGGCCCTGTCCATCGCCTGGTACCACTGCCACCTCCAGCCCGGGCCGGCCCCCTGGTCTGCAACGCTCCAAGTCGGACCTGAGCGAGCGCTTTTCCAGGGCAGCAGCCGACCTCGAGCGCTTTTTTAACTTCTGTGGCCTGGATCCAGAGGAAGCGCGAGGATTGGGGGTAGCCCACCTAGCAAGGGCCAGCTCGGACATCGTATCTCTAGCCGGGCCAAGTGCTGGACCTTGCAGCTCTGAAGGCGGCTGCTCGCACCGCAGCTCAGCTACCGTGGAGGAGCGAGTCCTGGAGCGTGTCCCCTACGGGGTGTCTGTGATTGAGCGCAATGCCCGTGTGATCAAGTGGCTGTATGGGTTGCGGCAGGCACGTGACCCTCCGGCTACCGAGGGCTAG
- the Fam110a gene encoding protein FAM110A isoform X4, translating to MPVDTLSPAAPAAPVLPFRLRTKVPSYLLPRPADGGARKLSAVERLEADKAKYVKSLHVANTRQEPVQPPLARQPLFSPGSRGPVLTPSRRALPCPGRRPQLDLDILSSLINLCDSPVSSAEASRTPGRAEGSTHKVPPATPPRPPPSTVAVRRVDVRPLPASPARPCPSPGTTATSSPGRPPGLQRSKSDLSERFSRAAADLERFFNFCGLDPEEARGLGVAHLARASSDIVSLAGPSAGPCSSEGGCSHRSSATVEERVLERVPYGVSVIERNARVIKWLYGLRQARDPPATEG from the coding sequence ATGCCTGTGGACACGCTGAGCCCTGCAGCCCCCGCCGCTCCTGTCCTCCCTTTTCGCCTGCGAACCAAGGTCCCCAGCTACCTGCTACCAAGGCCAGCGGATGGGGGAGCCCGGAAGCTGAGTGCTGTGGAACGCCTGGAGGCTGACAAGGCCAAGTACGTCAAGAGTCTCCATGTGGCCAACACCCGCCAGGAGCCTGTGCAGCCTCCGCTAGCCCGACAGCCCCTCTTCAGCCCTGGTTCTCGCGGGCCAGTGCTCACACCCAGCCGCCGAGCCCTGCCCTGTCCTGGCCGCCGGCCCCAACTGGACCTCGACATCCTTAGCAGTCTCATCAACCTGTGTGACAGTCCTGTGTCCTCAGCTGAGGCCAGCCGAACGCCTGGACGGGCAGAAGGATCTACCCACAAGGTCCCACCAGCCACCCCTCCTCGTCCTCCACCTAGTACGGTTGCCGTGCGCCGAGTGGATGTTCGTCCACTGCCTGCTTCACCTGCTCGGCCCTGTCCATCGCCTGGTACCACTGCCACCTCCAGCCCGGGCCGGCCCCCTGGTCTGCAACGCTCCAAGTCGGACCTGAGCGAGCGCTTTTCCAGGGCAGCAGCCGACCTCGAGCGCTTTTTTAACTTCTGTGGCCTGGATCCAGAGGAAGCGCGAGGATTGGGGGTAGCCCACCTAGCAAGGGCCAGCTCGGACATCGTATCTCTAGCCGGGCCAAGTGCTGGACCTTGCAGCTCTGAAGGCGGCTGCTCGCACCGCAGCTCAGCTACCGTGGAGGAGCGAGTCCTGGAGCGTGTCCCCTACGGGGTGTCTGTGATTGAGCGCAATGCCCGTGTGATCAAGTGGCTGTATGGGTTGCGGCAGGCACGTGACCCTCCGGCTACCGAGGGCTAG